In a genomic window of Aeromicrobium panaciterrae:
- a CDS encoding ABC transporter permease: MSVIAAVRSKTDAGLETFGAMIVLAIQASVFTVVDIVKRRFAWHEFLEQAWFMTRVSLLPTILVAIPFGVIVSIQVGAIAQQIGAVSFTGAVNGIGILRQGAPLVTSLLLAGAVGSAMCAQLGAQAAREEVDAMRVMGLNPVQRLVAPRLLAAVVVGMLLNVVVAVTAMTTGFILNVGGGTVSSGAYLGSFTSFAQPTDLWLAMGKAAIFGFLATIVACHKGLNVVGGPKQVADAVNQAVVLSVVMLAVVNVAITQAYVMLVPQRMA; the protein is encoded by the coding sequence GTGAGCGTCATTGCTGCCGTACGGTCCAAGACCGACGCGGGTCTTGAGACATTCGGCGCGATGATCGTGCTCGCCATCCAGGCGAGCGTGTTCACGGTGGTCGACATCGTCAAGCGGCGCTTTGCCTGGCACGAGTTCCTCGAGCAGGCCTGGTTCATGACCCGTGTCTCTCTGCTTCCGACGATCCTGGTCGCGATCCCATTCGGTGTGATCGTGTCGATCCAGGTCGGCGCCATTGCTCAACAGATCGGCGCAGTGTCGTTCACGGGAGCCGTCAACGGCATCGGCATCCTCCGTCAGGGCGCACCACTGGTGACGTCATTGCTCCTCGCTGGCGCGGTCGGATCGGCGATGTGCGCCCAGTTGGGAGCCCAGGCCGCACGCGAAGAGGTTGACGCCATGCGTGTCATGGGCCTCAACCCCGTGCAGCGTCTCGTGGCACCACGCCTGCTGGCAGCGGTTGTCGTCGGCATGCTTCTCAACGTCGTTGTTGCCGTGACTGCCATGACCACCGGCTTCATCCTCAACGTCGGCGGCGGCACCGTGAGCTCCGGTGCCTACCTCGGCTCGTTCACCAGCTTCGCCCAACCGACTGACTTGTGGCTCGCCATGGGCAAGGCCGCGATCTTCGGCTTCCTCGCCACGATCGTGGCGTGTCACAAGGGACTTAATGTCGTCGGTGGACCCAAGCAGGTCGCCGACGCGGTCAACCAGGCCGTCGTGCTGAGCGTCGTCATGCTTGCCGTCGTCAACGTAGCCATCACCCAGGCGTACGTAATGCTCGTGCCGCAGAGGATGGCGTGA
- a CDS encoding SCP2 sterol-binding domain-containing protein gives MSELRTWLSGIPEDKLDKHFASVDAEEIARMLGQASDAELKELIADESIRQAALSAGFGRFADFAVPEQLKTMDGVVRFVVRRDRGVDETYDAHFGNATVEVKPAGADAPDVTISTDALTFLRLLSGTASAALLVLQGTIKVSGDEQLALQTGGVFRVPGQEGVAVDPTALDAVQVAGVIAKAKDSHLQDVMRGGFRNVVLDEIFRRFPEYLNQRSADKLKLAACFKIGGGPDGDDRYLVEIDHGKCTVTPEGEGERSVTIALGGAEFLKLATGNLNPTIAFMKGRLKVKGDLASALALSGAVRIPSAKG, from the coding sequence GTGAGCGAACTTCGTACGTGGTTGAGCGGCATACCTGAAGACAAGCTCGACAAGCACTTCGCGAGCGTTGATGCCGAAGAGATCGCCCGCATGCTTGGCCAGGCGTCGGATGCCGAGCTCAAAGAGCTGATCGCTGACGAGTCGATCCGTCAGGCAGCGCTGAGTGCGGGCTTCGGTCGCTTTGCCGACTTCGCCGTGCCAGAACAGCTCAAGACCATGGATGGCGTCGTACGGTTCGTGGTTCGCCGCGACAGAGGAGTCGACGAAACGTATGACGCGCACTTCGGCAACGCCACCGTCGAGGTGAAGCCAGCAGGTGCCGACGCGCCTGACGTCACGATCAGTACGGATGCCTTGACGTTCCTGCGGCTTCTTTCCGGTACGGCCAGCGCTGCGCTTCTCGTGCTGCAGGGCACGATCAAAGTCAGCGGGGACGAGCAGCTCGCACTGCAGACCGGCGGCGTGTTCCGTGTGCCAGGCCAGGAAGGCGTGGCCGTCGACCCAACTGCGCTCGACGCCGTGCAGGTGGCCGGCGTCATCGCCAAGGCCAAGGACTCGCACCTGCAGGACGTCATGCGCGGAGGCTTCCGCAACGTCGTGCTCGATGAGATCTTCCGCCGGTTCCCCGAGTACCTCAACCAGCGCAGCGCCGACAAGCTCAAGCTTGCCGCTTGCTTCAAGATTGGCGGGGGACCCGACGGAGACGATCGCTATCTCGTGGAGATCGACCACGGCAAGTGCACCGTCACGCCTGAAGGTGAAGGGGAACGATCGGTCACGATCGCTCTCGGCGGTGCCGAGTTCCTGAAACTCGCAACCGGCAACCTCAACCCGACGATCGCGTTCATGAAAGGCAGGCTGAAGGTCAAGGGCGATCTCGCCTCCGCACTCGCCCTCAGCGGCGCCGTACGCATCCCTTCGGCGAAGGGCTGA